In a single window of the Hyalangium gracile genome:
- a CDS encoding ArsR/SmtB family transcription factor, with amino-acid sequence MIDPLSATFAALADPTRRAILARLAKGETSVTELAQPFEMSLPAVTKHLKVLERAGLITRSRTAQWRPCRLAPAPLKTANDWLEDYRQFWEGSFDRLEDYLADLQGQPRPKRTRRVTPPKKSRTGEKT; translated from the coding sequence ATGATCGATCCCCTCAGCGCCACCTTCGCGGCCCTTGCAGACCCCACTCGGCGGGCGATCCTCGCTCGGCTGGCAAAGGGCGAGACCTCCGTCACCGAGCTCGCACAGCCGTTCGAGATGAGCCTCCCGGCAGTGACGAAGCACCTCAAGGTGCTCGAGCGCGCCGGGCTGATCACGCGGAGCCGCACGGCTCAGTGGAGACCGTGTCGTCTGGCGCCAGCGCCGCTGAAGACCGCCAACGACTGGCTCGAGGACTACCGACAGTTCTGGGAAGGCAGCTTCGACAGGCTCGAGGACTACCTCGCTGACCTGCAGGGGCAGCCGCGTCCGAAACGCACCCGCAGGGTGACACCCCCGAAGAAGTCCCGAACAGGAGAGAAGACATGA
- a CDS encoding SRPBCC family protein — MNAALDPNELAKRQLELTRLINAPRALVFQAFTDAKMISNWWGPNGFRTTTYSKDVRPGGAWRFTMHGPDGTDYSNHILYTKVVPDERLEWDHGTKEGEVLFKAVVTFKDEGGKTRVTLQHTLPTVEAREQAAKYAIEGGIQTLARLEAHLASQR; from the coding sequence ATGAACGCAGCGCTCGATCCAAATGAACTCGCGAAGCGGCAGCTCGAATTGACCCGGCTGATCAACGCGCCACGCGCGCTGGTCTTTCAGGCGTTCACGGACGCGAAGATGATCTCGAACTGGTGGGGGCCGAACGGGTTTCGGACGACGACCTACAGCAAGGACGTGCGGCCCGGCGGCGCGTGGCGCTTCACGATGCACGGTCCCGACGGCACCGACTACTCGAACCACATCCTCTACACGAAGGTGGTCCCCGACGAGCGGCTCGAGTGGGACCACGGCACGAAGGAAGGGGAGGTGTTGTTCAAAGCCGTCGTCACCTTCAAGGACGAAGGCGGCAAGACGCGTGTCACGCTCCAGCACACCTTGCCGACCGTCGAAGCTCGCGAGCAGGCGGCGAAGTACGCAATCGAGGGTGGAATCCAGACCCTCGCGCGGCTCGAAGCGCACCTCGCATCTCAGCGTTGA
- a CDS encoding TonB-dependent receptor, which translates to MKLMTQWVIVVSLCLGAAAWAQEGGTVRGTVYVEGNEPLPEAQVTVVGTELTATTNAEGQFELRNVPPSKRELKISFPGYADVTQSVDVVAGKVVSIEADLKLDEQFGEEIVVTGSKFGEKRLESPVTVESVNAKTIQMSGGTSYMAALSSVKGIDYADTGINEKRISTRGFNTQFNSRMITMMDGRLAQLPGSGLPLGPQLPTPNLDIKSVEVVVGPASALYGANAHAGVINVLTKTPWDESGVSAALRGGTQQLIDGSARVAGTVNKDFGYKFNGQLLRGRDFAPSRELQSHYYGSTARPLVFEGDLLKNYDVLSAKAEGFLYYRLGDWNFKGGYGFSLTDGVTLTNSGRNHLRGWQVHQQTVSASHPNWFVQVSRTYSNAGGTYQLDRLASVVQPDGGPPEDPSTLDPVRDQIRFIDKSQLLDSEVQYQNQLGGLKFITGLQLRLYNPSSEGSYLADVNGKKLSAREIGGYLQGDYSLLRDKLRLVAAARLDTHSDYSAQFSPKAAVVYSPTRNQHLRLGYNRAFKSPTILENYLLISNVLLGNKTGFTIKDAEGNVLSEIPSLVPESVDSVEVGYKATFSEKLLVDIVAYHSWYENFISALTSRANPANGTFAFYPDGTPVAEGTPQQGTLSTYSNFGRSRVAGADLGAEYKLSPEISLNGSISYIKLLRFRSGDPTQPPLLLNVPDLKLKASVTVQNLLVRNSFVRVFGRYQTPYQFRSGRWDSAVFFEEGKVPARFVADVALGYTFDSGLALSANVLNVFNNRGVDQLGSPPGGVMAYLQLAYKYEGLDF; encoded by the coding sequence ATGAAGCTCATGACGCAGTGGGTCATAGTCGTCTCGCTATGCCTGGGCGCAGCGGCCTGGGCCCAGGAGGGCGGGACGGTTCGGGGCACGGTCTACGTCGAGGGCAACGAGCCGCTCCCCGAGGCCCAGGTGACGGTGGTGGGCACCGAGCTGACGGCCACCACCAACGCCGAAGGCCAGTTCGAGCTGCGCAACGTCCCTCCCTCCAAGCGCGAGCTGAAGATCTCCTTCCCCGGCTACGCGGACGTCACCCAGTCCGTGGACGTCGTCGCCGGCAAGGTCGTCTCCATCGAGGCGGACCTGAAGCTCGATGAGCAGTTCGGCGAGGAGATCGTCGTCACCGGCTCGAAGTTCGGCGAGAAGCGCCTCGAGTCCCCCGTCACCGTCGAGTCCGTCAACGCCAAGACCATCCAGATGAGCGGCGGCACCTCGTACATGGCCGCCCTCTCGTCGGTGAAGGGCATCGACTACGCGGACACCGGCATCAACGAGAAGCGCATCTCCACCCGCGGCTTCAACACCCAGTTCAACTCGCGGATGATCACCATGATGGACGGCCGGCTGGCCCAGCTCCCCGGCAGCGGCCTGCCGCTGGGCCCCCAGCTGCCCACCCCCAACCTCGACATCAAGTCCGTGGAGGTGGTCGTCGGCCCCGCCTCCGCCCTCTATGGCGCCAACGCCCACGCCGGCGTCATCAACGTCCTCACCAAGACGCCGTGGGATGAGTCCGGCGTCTCCGCGGCGCTGCGCGGCGGCACCCAGCAGCTCATCGACGGCTCCGCGCGCGTGGCGGGCACCGTCAACAAGGACTTCGGCTACAAGTTCAACGGCCAGCTGCTGCGCGGCCGCGACTTCGCTCCCAGCCGCGAGCTGCAGTCCCACTACTACGGCAGCACCGCCCGCCCGCTCGTCTTCGAGGGGGATCTGCTGAAGAACTACGACGTCCTCTCCGCCAAGGCCGAGGGCTTCCTCTACTACCGGCTGGGAGACTGGAACTTCAAGGGAGGCTACGGCTTCTCGCTCACCGACGGCGTGACGCTCACCAACTCCGGCCGCAACCACCTGCGCGGCTGGCAGGTGCACCAGCAGACGGTGTCCGCCAGCCACCCCAACTGGTTCGTCCAGGTGTCCCGCACCTACAGCAACGCGGGCGGCACCTACCAGCTGGACCGGCTCGCCAGCGTGGTGCAGCCCGATGGCGGCCCCCCGGAGGACCCCTCCACCCTGGATCCGGTGAGGGATCAGATCCGCTTCATCGACAAGAGCCAGCTGCTCGACTCGGAGGTGCAGTACCAGAACCAGCTGGGCGGCTTGAAGTTCATCACCGGCCTCCAGCTGCGCCTCTACAACCCCAGCTCCGAGGGCTCCTACCTGGCCGACGTGAACGGCAAGAAGCTCAGCGCCCGGGAGATCGGCGGCTACCTGCAGGGCGACTACTCGCTGCTGCGTGACAAGCTCCGCCTGGTGGCCGCCGCGCGGCTCGACACCCACTCCGACTACTCGGCGCAGTTCAGCCCCAAGGCCGCCGTCGTCTACAGCCCCACCCGCAACCAGCACCTGCGGCTCGGCTACAACCGCGCCTTCAAGAGCCCCACCATCCTGGAGAACTACCTGCTCATCAGCAACGTCCTGCTGGGCAACAAGACCGGCTTCACCATCAAGGACGCGGAGGGCAACGTGCTCTCGGAGATCCCCTCCCTGGTGCCCGAGAGCGTGGACTCGGTCGAGGTCGGCTACAAGGCGACCTTCTCCGAGAAGCTCCTGGTGGACATCGTCGCCTACCACTCGTGGTACGAGAACTTCATCAGCGCGCTGACCTCGCGGGCCAACCCCGCCAACGGCACCTTCGCCTTCTACCCGGATGGCACGCCCGTGGCGGAGGGCACCCCGCAGCAGGGCACCCTCTCCACCTACTCCAACTTCGGCCGCTCCCGCGTGGCCGGAGCCGACCTGGGCGCCGAGTACAAGCTCTCCCCCGAGATCAGCCTCAACGGCAGCATCTCGTACATCAAGCTGCTGCGCTTCCGCAGCGGCGACCCGACCCAGCCTCCGCTCCTGCTGAACGTGCCGGACCTGAAGCTCAAGGCCTCCGTCACCGTGCAGAACCTGCTGGTGCGGAACTCCTTCGTGCGCGTCTTCGGCCGGTACCAGACGCCCTACCAGTTCCGCTCGGGTCGGTGGGACAGCGCGGTGTTCTTCGAGGAAGGCAAGGTCCCCGCTCGCTTCGTGGCGGACGTCGCCCTCGGCTACACCTTCGACAGCGGGCTGGCCCTGAGCGCCAACGTCCTCAACGTCTTCAACAACCGGGGCGTGGACCAGCTCGGCTCCCCGCCGGGCGGCGTCATGGCCTACCTGCAGCTCGCCTACAAGTACGAGGGGCTCGACTTCTAG
- a CDS encoding VIT domain-containing protein, producing the protein MNEPSRQPLPVEPPSQPPVKLHTFPAKEEPKWSTFGTACMCLFGIIVPAATLTIELAWAWCASEFFDPVPTHVHSLLVASVPLGNAVALIYSHTRNPRLLRAAILLNGMALAVSTIYSLIFLPFAPLGFIGVIIYGLGLLPLSPHLSFITALVLRRRLKKLHAVHHASPLRPLHGALVALLALSTVEVTGAVTQVALQAATHGTRPETRRAGLQWLRSVGDEETLLASSYLGVKRSSLVAFLLSFDSQISAEDARDTYYRVTGRTFNSVPKPDNLRRGKGFRSSSWDSELGGEHVGGRVPGLSLVSSEMKGAVDGDAALAYLEWTMSFEMTATGQAEARTQVALPPGAVVSRVTLYIDGQEREAAFSSTKQVRAAYQKVVHARRDPLLITQKGKDRIQVQCFPIVKGPPMKIKIGITAPLAPRDEGRFASLPLPTLAERNFHIAEDFRHVVRVESLRPLTTPAGGNLEQRKDGVSEWLAALSDEALVPPQAVLTVQRKGAADIAWAEDMFDPAYVVRQQVRNTVAEVPERVLLILDASAGMKDALPQVAAALSAFPQGTELAVLAAWDGVEELLPLGKADAAALQRAAERVRELSPVGGQDANAALARAWSLAAPQGRTVAVWVHGPQPLGTPRLSGDTTSREYAASRWPTPAPLAELLDVMVGQGPNKMAVDLAPYASFRTVPRLGTLEEDLKNLFSSWGHATPQVHRERMLRAGLELPESAWKTSPHLARLWAREEVSRLIATNEPEPRAQAVQLASRHQLVTEVTGAVVLERQEQYDEAGLKPVDPDSVPSVPEPETWMLLGVACALVIAFRLRRRQA; encoded by the coding sequence GTGAACGAGCCCTCGAGACAGCCCCTCCCCGTCGAACCGCCTTCCCAACCGCCGGTGAAGCTGCACACCTTCCCGGCCAAGGAAGAGCCCAAGTGGTCGACGTTCGGGACGGCCTGCATGTGCCTGTTCGGCATCATCGTGCCCGCGGCGACGCTCACCATCGAGCTGGCCTGGGCATGGTGCGCCAGCGAGTTCTTCGATCCGGTGCCCACCCACGTGCACTCGCTGCTCGTGGCCAGCGTACCGCTGGGCAACGCCGTGGCGCTGATCTACTCGCACACGCGCAACCCCCGCCTGCTGCGCGCCGCCATCCTCCTCAACGGCATGGCGCTGGCGGTGAGCACCATCTACTCCCTCATCTTCCTGCCGTTCGCGCCCCTGGGTTTCATCGGCGTGATCATCTACGGGCTGGGCCTGCTGCCGCTCTCGCCCCACCTGTCCTTCATCACGGCCCTGGTGCTGCGGCGCCGGCTGAAGAAGCTCCATGCGGTACACCACGCCTCTCCCCTGCGCCCGTTGCACGGGGCCTTGGTTGCCCTGCTCGCGCTGTCCACCGTGGAGGTGACGGGCGCGGTGACCCAGGTGGCGCTGCAAGCCGCAACGCACGGCACCCGGCCGGAGACCCGCCGCGCGGGGCTGCAGTGGCTGCGCTCGGTGGGAGACGAGGAGACGCTGCTCGCCTCGAGCTACCTCGGCGTGAAGCGCTCCAGCCTCGTGGCCTTCCTGCTGTCCTTCGATTCGCAGATCAGCGCCGAGGACGCGCGGGACACCTACTACCGGGTGACAGGGCGCACGTTCAATTCCGTCCCCAAGCCGGACAACCTCCGCCGGGGCAAGGGCTTCCGCTCCTCCAGCTGGGACTCGGAGCTGGGCGGTGAGCATGTCGGAGGCCGCGTCCCCGGGCTGTCCCTCGTCAGCTCGGAGATGAAGGGCGCGGTGGATGGCGACGCTGCGCTCGCGTACCTGGAGTGGACGATGAGCTTCGAGATGACGGCCACCGGCCAGGCCGAAGCTCGCACCCAGGTGGCCCTCCCGCCAGGCGCGGTGGTGTCCCGGGTGACGCTCTACATCGACGGCCAGGAGCGCGAGGCCGCCTTCTCCAGCACCAAGCAGGTGCGCGCCGCCTACCAGAAGGTCGTCCATGCCCGGAGGGATCCGCTGCTCATTACCCAGAAGGGCAAGGATCGCATCCAGGTCCAGTGCTTCCCGATCGTCAAGGGGCCGCCGATGAAGATCAAAATCGGCATCACCGCGCCGCTCGCGCCCCGGGACGAGGGCCGCTTCGCCTCCCTGCCGCTGCCCACCCTGGCCGAGCGCAACTTCCACATCGCCGAGGACTTCCGGCACGTGGTGCGCGTCGAGTCCCTGCGTCCCCTCACCACGCCGGCCGGTGGCAACCTGGAGCAGCGCAAGGATGGGGTGAGCGAGTGGCTGGCCGCGCTGAGCGACGAGGCGCTCGTCCCGCCCCAGGCCGTGCTCACCGTCCAGCGCAAGGGCGCCGCGGACATCGCCTGGGCGGAGGACATGTTCGACCCGGCCTATGTGGTGCGCCAGCAGGTGCGCAACACCGTGGCGGAGGTGCCCGAGCGGGTTCTGCTCATCCTGGATGCCTCGGCGGGAATGAAGGACGCCCTGCCGCAGGTCGCCGCCGCCCTGTCCGCCTTCCCCCAGGGCACGGAGCTGGCCGTCCTGGCCGCCTGGGATGGCGTGGAGGAGCTGCTGCCCCTGGGCAAGGCGGATGCAGCGGCGCTCCAGCGCGCGGCGGAGCGGGTGAGGGAGCTGTCCCCCGTCGGCGGGCAGGATGCCAACGCCGCGCTCGCCCGCGCGTGGTCACTGGCGGCTCCCCAGGGGCGCACCGTCGCGGTGTGGGTCCACGGGCCTCAGCCGCTGGGAACCCCGCGCCTCTCGGGCGACACCACCTCGCGCGAGTACGCCGCCAGCAGGTGGCCCACGCCCGCGCCTCTCGCCGAGCTCCTCGACGTGATGGTGGGACAGGGCCCGAACAAGATGGCGGTGGACCTCGCGCCCTACGCCTCGTTCCGCACCGTGCCGCGACTGGGCACGCTGGAGGAGGACCTGAAGAACCTGTTCTCCTCCTGGGGCCACGCCACTCCCCAGGTCCACCGCGAGCGCATGCTCCGCGCGGGGCTGGAGCTTCCGGAGTCCGCGTGGAAGACGTCTCCGCACCTGGCGCGCCTGTGGGCCCGCGAGGAGGTCTCCCGGCTGATTGCCACGAATGAGCCGGAGCCGCGCGCCCAGGCCGTCCAGCTGGCCTCCCGCCATCAGCTCGTCACGGAGGTGACGGGGGCCGTCGTCCTCGAGCGCCAGGAGCAGTATGACGAGGCGGGCCTGAAGCCCGTGGATCCGGACTCCGTGCCCAGCGTGCCGGAGCCGGAGACGTGGATGCTCCTGGGTGTCGCCTGCGCGCTGGTGATCGCCTTCCGCCTGCGCCGCCGGCAGGCTTGA
- a CDS encoding SET domain-containing histone-lysine N-methyltransferase: MGAHPEVDPAVARFLRWLEQGGSQISKVHIVTPEGGERGVLALDDIAPGETLLRIPRRHVLTVEDVRASEMGQLLDAHAQLDEERTYLSAFLLQERERGEDSFWKPFLDMLPKAFPSHPFFFEEHELALLQGSFLAGMVGIQQRIVAERYVHLSQHVPGFNRFTFDAFVWAHFAVVTRTFTMTRSGSHASCLVPLVDMINDGRPWDSPWAWLEEEQCFQVKSLGAVAAGQELHTTYGNKSNLSLLLQYGYVHEDNAHDEVLLLLGIPPGDAFTAEKQRLLGLSSPDEQRSFKLSRTYDAEAMAELFAFLRIAQAEAGELSVLEAAPDALALARAPLSPRNEEKLHAAFAAGCEKRLAGYATSLEEDERLLREEALSPNARNCILLRRGEKRLLQSYAVRARAGFPSLGSD, translated from the coding sequence ATGGGCGCGCATCCAGAAGTGGACCCGGCGGTCGCCAGGTTCCTCCGCTGGCTCGAGCAGGGCGGATCCCAGATCTCCAAGGTCCACATCGTCACCCCGGAGGGAGGCGAGCGGGGCGTTCTGGCCCTGGACGACATCGCTCCGGGAGAGACGCTCCTGCGCATTCCCCGCCGGCACGTGCTGACGGTGGAGGACGTCCGAGCCTCCGAGATGGGCCAGCTCCTCGATGCCCACGCCCAGCTCGACGAGGAGCGGACCTACCTGTCCGCCTTCCTCCTCCAGGAGCGGGAGCGGGGGGAGGACTCCTTCTGGAAGCCCTTCCTGGACATGCTGCCGAAGGCCTTCCCCTCGCACCCGTTCTTCTTCGAGGAGCACGAGCTGGCGCTGCTGCAGGGCTCCTTCCTGGCGGGGATGGTCGGGATTCAGCAGCGGATCGTCGCGGAGCGGTACGTGCACCTGAGCCAGCACGTCCCCGGGTTCAACCGGTTCACCTTCGACGCGTTCGTCTGGGCGCACTTCGCGGTGGTGACGCGCACCTTCACCATGACGCGGAGCGGCTCCCACGCCTCGTGCCTGGTGCCGCTGGTGGACATGATCAACGACGGCAGGCCGTGGGACAGCCCCTGGGCCTGGCTGGAGGAGGAGCAGTGCTTCCAGGTGAAGAGCCTGGGCGCCGTGGCGGCGGGCCAGGAGCTGCACACCACCTACGGCAACAAGAGCAACCTGAGCCTCCTGCTCCAGTACGGCTACGTGCACGAGGACAACGCGCACGACGAGGTGCTGCTGCTGCTGGGCATTCCTCCGGGCGATGCCTTCACCGCGGAGAAGCAGCGGCTGCTGGGGCTCTCCTCGCCGGACGAGCAGCGCTCCTTCAAGCTGTCGCGCACCTATGACGCCGAGGCGATGGCCGAGCTGTTCGCCTTCCTGCGGATAGCCCAGGCGGAGGCCGGGGAGCTCTCCGTGCTCGAGGCCGCACCCGATGCGCTCGCCCTCGCCCGGGCGCCGCTGAGCCCGCGCAACGAGGAGAAGCTCCACGCCGCCTTCGCCGCCGGCTGCGAGAAGCGGCTGGCCGGCTACGCCACCTCGCTGGAGGAGGATGAGCGACTCCTCCGGGAAGAGGCGCTCTCGCCCAACGCACGCAACTGCATCCTGCTGCGGCGCGGCGAGAAGCGGCTCCTCCAGTCGTACGCCGTGCGCGCACGCGCGGGTTTTCCTTCGCTCGGGTCTGACTGA
- a CDS encoding archaeosortase/exosortase family protein → MGPSHLILLLQLLAGWHAWSWYVQRVLDGSQEPWGLLALLALALVLPRGARHPLRPLDVGVLAGVNLALVLTWAWVPPLVRAAVCLLCVTAIVSRMASGHAFHLGTWLLALLSMPVLATVQFYLGYPLRLVSAVLATPMLRGIGLPAVREGLHLVIGSKVTLVDAPCSGARMLWVGLFLAVTLACLMKLGALRTMVACVLATGAILLGNAVRVSSLTLLDQQGGWDISWLHDAVGVSAFIPVSLCITAICLWQRSRQRAAEARA, encoded by the coding sequence ATGGGGCCGTCGCACCTCATCCTCCTGCTGCAATTGCTCGCCGGCTGGCACGCCTGGAGCTGGTATGTCCAGCGCGTGCTGGACGGCTCGCAGGAGCCGTGGGGCCTGCTCGCCCTGCTCGCGCTGGCGCTGGTGCTGCCTCGAGGGGCACGTCACCCGCTGCGGCCCCTGGATGTCGGCGTGCTGGCGGGCGTCAACCTCGCGCTCGTGCTGACCTGGGCCTGGGTGCCGCCCCTGGTCCGCGCGGCGGTGTGCCTGCTGTGCGTCACCGCCATCGTCTCGCGGATGGCCTCCGGCCATGCCTTCCACCTGGGCACCTGGCTGCTGGCGCTGCTGTCCATGCCCGTGCTCGCCACGGTGCAGTTCTACCTGGGCTACCCGCTGCGCCTGGTGTCCGCCGTGCTGGCCACGCCCATGCTTCGCGGCATCGGGCTACCCGCCGTCCGCGAGGGCCTCCACCTGGTCATCGGCTCCAAGGTCACCCTCGTGGATGCGCCGTGCAGCGGCGCGCGCATGCTCTGGGTGGGGCTGTTCCTGGCTGTCACCCTGGCGTGCCTGATGAAGCTCGGCGCGCTGAGGACGATGGTGGCCTGCGTGCTGGCCACGGGCGCCATCCTCCTCGGCAACGCGGTGCGGGTGAGCTCGCTCACCCTCCTCGATCAGCAGGGCGGATGGGACATCTCCTGGCTCCATGATGCCGTGGGAGTGAGCGCCTTCATTCCGGTCAGCCTATGCATCACCGCCATCTGTCTGTGGCAGCGCTCGCGACAGCGGGCAGCGGAGGCGCGCGCATGA
- a CDS encoding TIGR00266 family protein, giving the protein MAQMHEVDFEIHGDDMQFVEVELDPNEAAVGEAGAMMYMDDGIEMETLFGDGSEKKSGFLGSLLGAGKRLLTGESLFTTVFLNRASGKRKVAFAAPYPGRIIPVNLGKMGGELIAQKDSFLAAAKGVSLGIAFQKKLGAGLFGGEGFIMQRLQGDGLAFIHAGGTLLERTLAPGQVLRVDTGCIVAFQPSVDYDIQMVGGIKTAFFGGEGLFFATLRGPGTVWLQSLPLSRLAGRILASAGPAGGRDEGSVLGGVGLGGLLGDNE; this is encoded by the coding sequence ATGGCACAGATGCATGAAGTGGACTTCGAGATCCACGGCGACGACATGCAGTTCGTCGAGGTGGAGCTGGACCCGAATGAGGCCGCCGTCGGCGAGGCCGGCGCGATGATGTACATGGACGACGGCATCGAGATGGAGACGCTCTTCGGCGATGGCTCGGAGAAGAAGAGCGGCTTCCTGGGCTCGCTGCTGGGCGCGGGCAAGCGGCTGCTGACCGGCGAGTCGCTCTTCACCACCGTGTTCCTCAACCGAGCCTCCGGCAAGCGCAAGGTGGCCTTCGCCGCGCCGTACCCGGGGCGCATCATCCCGGTGAACCTGGGGAAGATGGGAGGCGAGCTGATCGCGCAGAAGGACAGCTTCCTGGCGGCGGCCAAGGGCGTCTCGCTGGGCATCGCCTTCCAGAAGAAGCTGGGCGCGGGCCTGTTTGGCGGCGAGGGCTTCATCATGCAGCGGCTGCAGGGAGACGGGCTGGCGTTCATCCACGCGGGCGGCACGCTGCTGGAGCGCACACTGGCGCCCGGCCAGGTGCTGCGCGTGGACACCGGCTGCATCGTCGCCTTCCAGCCCAGCGTGGACTACGACATCCAGATGGTGGGCGGCATCAAGACGGCCTTCTTCGGCGGCGAGGGCCTCTTCTTCGCCACCCTGCGCGGCCCGGGCACGGTGTGGCTGCAGTCGCTGCCGCTGAGCCGGCTGGCTGGCCGCATCCTCGCGTCCGCGGGCCCGGCCGGTGGCCGGGATGAGGGCAGTGTGCTCGGCGGCGTGGGGCTCGGCGGGCTGCTGGGGGACAACGAGTAG
- a CDS encoding eCIS core domain-containing protein — MFSSDRKPPASNSAPPSPKAASPSPAKAPLVDPVSLQLALLSRSRADAPGGTAAPVVQRKPTVSSPGSPLEREADEVAEQVMRMAEPAPIGSAPLAIQRLCSEADDEEHMIHPKREGTPGVETARNVETAVRAAEHGGAPLPGTVRSQFEPRFGQDFSQVRVHVGSQAAEAARAVQARAYTVGRDIVFGSGQYQPDTEGGRRLLAHELTHVVQQGGAPEQPAARPASSDASVAIRRHSAAPFIGRDNTRETTAVMRTGTVRGSGLQFWPLQVTSTRIGPVSGQGGLLNDRRNRLSVIVAPTMTLKSIATLLLPLWNSAEPFTPPGATAPLVTGPITAEELARGLLVYNRYYLRVLSEPTPSMTGWTGGLRFPLPVEIDDTGVATVNKDLLQQMASGFDAAWAPLIERPAAAVATPPAADLQRSVTEFLTATPDTDSRGMALASRTVTNPVEARPFVLEVFNQLGAGRFDVALAFMDASVNTRISLLASQRDGAAVLGAINTALSSPPAELSPRQQESLSRAQTMLGLVSGIVAREAPTFGLPTPSGGTGGTPFPDTQLRAFGTAEQTAFKRQVYNAHVAAARARGRVFNMDLAEDQLAPIEGGGRLHRDAAPFLTQMLAAARADLQAARTANEALALGATSIGVGSAYRSATQELTIWEDLFPQYYAATAGDRATAEGGEHGAAAVRVMVAHYTTRKAAPGFGNHTNGIAVDFTTTQGGAALGANTSQNELWRASWFHAWLVAHASQYHFQPLASEAWHWEYRP; from the coding sequence ATGTTCTCTTCGGATCGAAAGCCACCCGCGTCGAACTCGGCTCCTCCTTCACCGAAGGCCGCTTCGCCGAGTCCCGCGAAGGCTCCCCTCGTGGATCCGGTGTCGCTCCAGCTCGCCCTGCTGAGCCGCTCCAGGGCCGACGCTCCGGGCGGGACGGCCGCACCTGTGGTCCAACGCAAGCCGACCGTCAGCTCTCCCGGGAGCCCGCTCGAGCGCGAGGCGGACGAGGTGGCCGAGCAGGTGATGCGGATGGCGGAGCCGGCGCCCATCGGATCGGCGCCACTGGCCATCCAGCGCCTCTGCTCGGAGGCGGATGACGAGGAGCATATGATTCACCCCAAGCGGGAGGGCACGCCGGGAGTCGAGACGGCGCGGAACGTGGAGACCGCCGTCCGCGCGGCGGAGCACGGCGGAGCGCCGCTGCCGGGCACGGTGCGGTCCCAGTTCGAGCCGCGCTTCGGGCAGGACTTCAGCCAGGTGCGAGTGCATGTCGGCAGCCAGGCGGCGGAGGCGGCGCGCGCGGTGCAGGCTCGCGCGTATACGGTCGGCCGCGACATCGTCTTCGGCTCTGGCCAGTACCAGCCGGACACCGAGGGGGGACGTCGGCTCCTGGCGCACGAGCTCACTCACGTGGTGCAGCAGGGCGGAGCTCCGGAGCAGCCCGCAGCACGGCCGGCTTCGTCGGATGCCTCGGTGGCCATCCGGCGGCATTCGGCTGCTCCCTTCATCGGACGCGACAACACCCGCGAGACGACGGCCGTCATGCGCACCGGCACGGTGCGGGGCTCTGGCCTGCAGTTCTGGCCGCTCCAGGTGACCAGCACGCGGATCGGTCCCGTCTCGGGCCAGGGGGGCCTGCTCAATGACAGGCGCAACCGGCTGTCGGTCATCGTCGCTCCGACGATGACGCTGAAGAGCATCGCCACGCTCCTCCTGCCGCTGTGGAACTCCGCGGAGCCGTTCACGCCGCCAGGCGCCACCGCCCCCCTCGTCACCGGGCCTATCACCGCCGAGGAGCTCGCGCGCGGGCTGCTGGTCTACAACCGCTACTACCTTCGTGTGCTCTCGGAGCCGACGCCGTCGATGACCGGATGGACGGGCGGGCTGCGCTTCCCGCTGCCCGTCGAGATCGACGACACCGGTGTGGCCACCGTGAACAAGGACCTGCTCCAGCAGATGGCCTCGGGGTTCGATGCGGCCTGGGCTCCGCTGATCGAGCGGCCCGCCGCGGCGGTCGCCACGCCACCAGCGGCAGACCTCCAGCGCTCCGTCACGGAGTTCCTGACCGCCACCCCGGACACCGACAGCCGGGGGATGGCACTCGCCTCGCGCACCGTCACCAACCCGGTCGAGGCGCGCCCCTTCGTGCTCGAGGTCTTCAACCAGCTCGGGGCCGGAAGGTTCGACGTCGCGCTGGCGTTCATGGATGCCTCGGTCAACACGCGCATCTCGCTGCTGGCCTCCCAGCGGGACGGCGCGGCCGTGCTCGGCGCGATCAACACCGCGCTCTCCTCCCCACCCGCGGAGCTCTCGCCGCGGCAGCAGGAGAGCCTGTCGCGAGCCCAGACCATGCTCGGGCTCGTCTCCGGCATCGTGGCGCGGGAGGCGCCCACGTTCGGCCTCCCCACGCCCTCGGGAGGGACGGGAGGCACGCCCTTCCCCGATACCCAGCTTCGGGCCTTCGGCACCGCCGAACAGACAGCCTTCAAGCGACAGGTGTACAACGCCCACGTCGCGGCGGCTCGCGCGCGGGGACGCGTGTTCAACATGGACCTCGCGGAGGATCAGCTCGCGCCCATCGAGGGGGGAGGCCGGCTGCACCGGGATGCGGCACCCTTCCTGACGCAGATGCTCGCGGCGGCGCGGGCCGATCTCCAGGCGGCGCGGACCGCCAACGAAGCGCTCGCCCTGGGGGCGACGAGCATCGGAGTGGGCTCGGCCTATCGCAGCGCCACGCAGGAGCTCACCATCTGGGAGGACCTCTTCCCCCAGTACTACGCGGCCACGGCGGGGGACCGTGCCACCGCGGAGGGGGGCGAGCACGGGGCGGCTGCGGTGCGGGTCATGGTGGCCCACTACACGACGCGCAAGGCCGCCCCCGGGTTCGGCAATCACACCAACGGCATCGCGGTGGACTTCACCACCACCCAGGGAGGGGCCGCGCTGGGGGCGAACACGTCCCAGAACGAGCTATGGAGGGCCTCCTGGTTCCACGCCTGGCTCGTGGCGCACGCCTCGCAATACCACTTCCAGCCGTTGGCGAGCGAGGCGTGGCACTGGGAATACCGGCCGTGA